One Pongo pygmaeus isolate AG05252 chromosome 10, NHGRI_mPonPyg2-v2.0_pri, whole genome shotgun sequence genomic window carries:
- the LOC129009919 gene encoding large ribosomal subunit protein uL11-like, whose product MPPKFDPNEIKVVYLRCTGGEVGATSALAPKIGPLGLSPKKVCDDIAKATGNWKGLRITVKLTIQNRQAQIEVVPSASALIIKALKEPPRDRKKQKNIKHSGNITFDEIVNIAGQMRHRSLARELSGTIKEILGTAQSVGCNVDGRHPHDIIDDINSGAVECPAS is encoded by the coding sequence ATGCCGCCGAAGTTCGACCCCAACGAGATCAAAGTCGTATACCTGAGGTGCACCGGAGGTGAAGTCGGTGCCACTTCTGCCCTGGCCCCCAAGATCGGCCCCCTgggtctgtctccaaaaaaggttTGTGATGACATTGCCAAGGCAACAGGTAACTGGAAGGGCCTGAGGATTACAGTGAAACTGACCATTCAGAACAGACAGGCCCAGATTGAGGTGgtgccttctgcctctgccctgaTCATCAAAGCCCTCAAGGAACCaccaagagacagaaagaaacagaaaaacattaaacacagTGGGAATATCACTTTTGATGAGATCGTCAACATTGCTGGACAGATGCGGCACCGATCCTTAGCCAGAGAACTCTCTGGAACCATTAAAGAGATCTTGGGGACTGCCCAGTCTGTGGGCTGTAATGTTGATGGCCGCCACCCTCATGACATCATAGATGACATCAATAGTGGTGCTGTGGAATGCCCAGCCAGttaa